The Euphorbia lathyris chromosome 8, ddEupLath1.1, whole genome shotgun sequence genome has a window encoding:
- the LOC136202102 gene encoding putative B3 domain-containing protein REM15, whose amino-acid sequence MCFCDLAKLQKYKQPETETASKAKATSSLKFKTEHNMGNNQETASSMEKPYFYVLVFASPVRNNQIKIPRDFAWDNGLATSKCPQITIKNEMGNSWTVKTKMNKNGDVFIRDGWIEFVEENGIKERDVFMLELVKEEGKTLSMNYCAPKPENDNNESAINGN is encoded by the exons ATGTGTTTTTGTGATTTAGCGAAATTGCAAAAGTATAAGCAACCCGAGACTGAGACTGCATCAAAAGCTAAAGCTACTTCTTCATTAA AGTTCAAAACAGAACATAACATGGGAAACAATCAAGAAACTGCTTCATCCATGGAGAAACCTTATTTCTATGTCTTGGTTTTTGCATCTCCTGTTAGAAACAATCAAATT AAAATTCCAAGAGATTTTGCATGGGATAATGGTCTTGCTACTAGCAAATGTCCACAAATAACCATTAAGAATGAAATGGGAAATTCATGGACAGTGAAGACAAAGATGAATAAAAATGGTGATGTTTTTATTAGAGATGGATGGATTGAATTTGTTGAGGAAAATGGGATAAAAGAGAGAGATGTTTTCATGTTAGAACTTGTGAAGGAAGAAGGGAAAACACTTTCGATGAATTACTGTG CTCCAAAACCAGAAAATGACAATAATGAGAGTGCGATCAATGGTAACTAA
- the LOC136203842 gene encoding B3 domain-containing protein REM9-like → MTYLRAFVRVHLSKEGDFPISTGLAGESWDFTSQLLQVNLYHTNTMTLSSKRHFFQALLPGFEDDVVGFEDDVLIPISFCKYLNVQECEKAMLRSQKGEKLWPVKINGRRFEDGWKQFVKDHDLKIGDFLVFRHHGDLVFNVLVLDSTTCEKEYPPVTGKQVETSSCEKEYLPTTAIKEEQIEIEEQNLPKDSTRGIVQFFLLI, encoded by the exons ATGACG tatttGAGAGCTTTTGTTAGGGTTCATCTTAGTAAGGAAGGGGATTTTCCAATTTCCACTGGTTTAGCTGGTGAATCTTGGGATTTCACTTCACAGCTCCTTCAAGTAAATCTGTATCATACAAACACAATGACTCTTTCCAGCAAAAGACATTTCTTCCAGGCACTCCTTCCTGGTTTTGAGGATGATGTTGTTGGTTTTGAGGATGATGTT TTAATTCCAATTTCTTTCTGCAAGTACTTGAACGTGCAAGAATGTGAGAAAGCTATGTTGAGAAGCCAAAAAGGGGAAAAGCTTTGGCCTGTGAAGATCAATGGCAGACGATTTGAAGATGGCTGGAAACAGTTTGTGAAAGATCATGACTTGAAAATTGGAGATTTCTTGGTTTTCAGACATCATGGAGATCTTGTTTTTAATGTTCTGGTTCTTGACAGTACTACTTGTGAGAAAGAATATCCCCCCGTTACTG GGAAGCAAGTGGAAACTAGCTCTTGTGAGAAGGAATATCTTCCAACTACTGCTATAAAAGAGGAGCAGATTGAAATTGAAGAACAGAATCTTCCAAAAGATTCTACTAGGGGTATAGTTCAGTTCTTTCTATTAATTTAA